A region from the Vigna radiata var. radiata cultivar VC1973A unplaced genomic scaffold, Vradiata_ver6 scaffold_149, whole genome shotgun sequence genome encodes:
- the LOC106780638 gene encoding ketol-acid reductoisomerase, chloroplastic: MSTTASFTSLCATSRTFYAKPVLTKTFVTLPKRAFSNIVFQFRPLSMAALGARNVAAPAVAPPPSLDFETSVFLKEKINLAGHDEYIVKGGRDLFPLLPAAFKGIKQIGVIGWGSQGPAQAQNLRDSLADAKSDIVVKVGLRKGSRSFNEARAAGFSEENGTLGDIWETISGSDLVLLLISDSAQADNYEKIFSYMKPNSILGLSHGFLLGHLQSMGLDFPKHFSVIAVCPKGMGPSVRRLYVQGKEINGAGINSSFAVHQDVDGRATDVALAWSVALGSPFTFATTLEMEYRSDIFGERGILLGAVHGVVESLFRRYTEHGMNEDLAYNNTVESITGTISRIISTKGMLAVYNALSEDGKREFEKAYSASYYPCMDILYECYEDIAAGSEIRSVVLAGRRFYEKEGLPAFPMGKIDQTRMWKVGERVRSTRPPGDLGPLYPFTAGVYVALMMAQIEILRKKGHSYSEIINESVIESVDSLNPFMHARGVSFMVDNCSTTARLGSRKWAPRFDYILTQQALVAVDNGAPINKDLISNFLSDQVHGAIELCAQLRPTVDISVPPDADFVRPELRQSTS, translated from the exons ATGTCGACAACCGCTTCTTTTACTTCACTCTGCGCCACTTCCAGAACCTTCTACGCTAAGCCCGTCCTCACCAAAACCTTCGTCACGCTTCCCAAACGCGCGTTCTCCAATATTGTCTTCCAATTCAGGCCCCTCTCCATGGCCGCGCTCGGTGCTCGCAATGTGGCCGCGCCCGCCGTGGCCCCGCCACCCTCGCTGGACTTCGAAACCTCCGTTTTCCTGAAGGAGAAGATTAACCTCGCCGGACACGACGAG TATATTGTGAAAGGAGGGAGGGACTTGTTCCCTCTACTGCCGGCTGCTTTCAAGGGGATTAAGCAGATTGGTGTCATCGGATGGGGTTCGCAG GGACCTGCACAGGCACAGAATTTGCGTGACTCTCTTGCTGATGCAAAGTCTGATATTGTGGTTAAG GTCGGCCTCAGGAAAGGTTCTCGTTCCTTTAATGAGGCTCGTGCAGCTGGTTTTAGTGAGGAGAATGGAACTCTGGGTGACATATGGGAAACCATCTCAGGCAGTGATCTTGTGTTGCTGTTGATTTCTGATTCTGCACAG GCAgacaattatgaaaaaatattttcctacatGAAGCCAAATAGCATACTTGGGCTGTCACATGGTTTTCTTCTTGGGCATTTACAGTCAATGGGACTTGATTTTCCAAAGCACTTCAGTGTAATTGCTGTATGCCCGAAAGGTATGGGTCCTTCTGTAAGGAGACTGTATGTCCAAGGCAAAGAGATAAATGGGGCTGGAATTAATTCAAGTTTTGCAGTCCACCAG GACGTGGATGGCAGAGCTACTGATGTTGCTCTGGCATGGTCCGTTGCCCTTGGTTCCCCTTTTACATTTGCCACGACATTAGAGATGGAATACAGGAGTGACATCTTTGGAGAGAGAG GCATTTTGCTTGGGGCTGTTCATGGTGTTGTGGAATCCTTGTTTAGGAGGTACACTGAACATGGAATGAATGAAGATTTGGCATATAACAACACTGTTGAGAGCATTACTGGAACTATATCTAGAATCATCTCGACTAAG GGCATGTTAGCTGTATACAATGCTTTATCTGAAGATGGAAAAAGGGAATTTGAGAAAGCATATAGTGCTTCATATTATCCCTGCATGGACATTTTGTACGAGTGCTATGAGGATATTGCTGCTGGGAGTGAGATTCGCAGCGTTGTCTTGGCTGGACGTCGCTTTTAT GAGAAAGAGGGTCTGCCTGCCTTTCCCATGGGAAAAATTGATCAAACCAGGATGTGGAAGGTTGGTGAGCGTGTCCGATCTACAAGGCCACCGGGTGATCTAGGCCCATTATATCCGTTTACGGCCGGTGTCTATGTGGCATTAATGATGGCGCAG ATTGAGATCTTGAGGAAGAAGGGACATTCTTACTCTGAAATCATTAACGAGAGTGTGATTGAGTCTGTGGATTCTTTGAATCCTTTCATGCATGCTCGCGGTGTTTCTTTCATGGTTGATAACTGTTCAACCACAGCAAGGTTGGGTTCAAGGAAATGGGCTCCCCGATTTGATTACATCCTAACCCAGCAGGCCTTGGTGGCTGTGGACAATGGAGCTCCTATCAACAAAGACCTAATTAGCAACTTCCTGTCAGACCAAGTCCATGGAGCCATTGAACTTTGTGCTCAATTGAGACCTACAGTGGACATTTCAGTGCCACCAGATGCAGACTTTGTCCGTCCTGAGTTGCGTCAGTCTACCAGTTAG